A genomic segment from Bacillus rossius redtenbacheri isolate Brsri chromosome 5, Brsri_v3, whole genome shotgun sequence encodes:
- the LOC134532256 gene encoding protein odr-4 homolog: MARPVLMDVSQRCYLEALAGGGRYTAGLVMGQAVAAGGAMAVVHLARTPPPAGKDLVPPGEDCCCEAVGATYYDAVEEIPLRGLCEHARLVTRMLPGGMWVLGLFVVGPGDVLSDGAATRHLHAAHRQLRAELSRDPHLRGACPEPTTLVAHLSEDPGDLRLARFSSDSRSLLTDLRLETLPRPLDWHAFSFTYDLDRAFALRDLGVSASGHVGRMRDFLDDFAEDLAGSACLVNDLPWRALSERYGSLKEFVAAAGGRGRASVNLVLPRGCQLPEHQDMVIGRRAGYSHVRGSIMSVVYMHDDSTLREFARAVKDDVLRSLASRLEVYWSLFEERAAEEEVRYVHELPKRVFVPLPLCEIEFSDYLTLGIKISDSLGSIHRNLDVDVNIDSIKKSECDIVKISLGEKRDGHAQSVATFNQMTTADMKVVIYTFILICLAIPALVVHLR, from the exons ATGGCGCGCCCTGTGCTGATGGACGTCTCGCAGCGCTGCTACCTGGAGGCGCTGGCGGGCGGAGGCCGCTACACCGCCGGCCTGGTGATGGGGCAGGCGGTGGCGGCCGGCGGCGCGATGGCCGTCGTCCACCTGGCCAGGACCCCGCCGCCGGCCGGCAAGGACCTCGTCCCGCCCGGCGAGGACTGCTGCTGCGAAGCCGTCGGCGCCACCTACTACGACG CCGTGGAAGAGATCCCGCTGCGGGGCCTGTGCGAGCACGCGCGCCTGGTGACGCGCATGCTGCCCGGAGGCATGTGGGTGCTGGGTCTGTTCGTCGTGGGGCCCGGCGACGTGCTGTCCGACGGCGCCGCGACGCGCCACCTGCACGCGGCGCACCGCCAGCTGCGCGCCGAGCTGTCGCGCGACCCGCACCTGCGCGGGGCCTGCCCCGAGCCGACCACGCTCGTCGCGCACCTCAGCGAAGACCCGGGGGACCTGCGGCTGGCGCGCTTCTCGAGCGATTCCCGGAGCCTCTTGACGGACCTGCGGCTGGAGACGCTGCCGCGCCCGCTCGACTGGCACGCGTTCAGCTTCACGTACGACCTGGACCGCGCCTTCGCGCTACGCGACCTGGGCGTTTCGGCGTCGGGACACGTGGGGCGCATGCGCGACTTCCTGGACGACTTCGCCGAGGACCTGGCTGGGTCCGCGTGCCTGGTGAACGACCTGCCGTGGCGGGCGCTGTCCGAGCGCTACGGCAGCCTCAAGGAGTTCGTCGCCGCCGCCGGCGGCCGGGGCCGGGCGAGCGTGAACCTGGTGCTCCCCAGGGGCTGCCAGTTACCCGAGCACCAGGACATGGTGATCGGCCGGCGCGCCGGCTACTCGCACGTCCGCGGCTCCATCATGAGCGTCGTGTACATGCACGACGACTCCACCCTGCGCGAGTTCGCGCGCGCAGTCAAGGATGACGTGCTGCGCTCGCTGGCGTCGCGGCTGGAGGTCTACTGGTCGCTGTTCGAGGAGCGCGCGGCCGAGGAGGAGGTGCGCTACGTGCACGAGCTGCCCAAGAGGGTGTTCGTCCCGCTGCCCCTCTGCGAGATCGAGTTCTCCGACTACCTGACGCTCGGCATAAAGATATCCGACTCTCTGGGGTCCATCCACAGGAACTTGGACGTCGACGTGAATATCGACAGCATCAAGAAATCAGAGTGTGACATCGTTAAAATTTCGTTGGGTGAGAAAAGGGACGGGCATGCTCAGTCTGTGGCCACGTTCAACCAAATGACGACCGCGGACATGAAAGTTGTGATATATACTTTCATCCTTATCTGTTTGGCCATCCCAGCCTTGGTAGTGCATTTGCGATAA
- the LOC134532360 gene encoding uncharacterized protein LOC134532360 — translation MGSTADITVELMQQMLREVEKDNTIVVLPCLEVNELNEDLHAGSCLIRVTVKYTRRGDVYQHSLSLIVKLTPNISVTKDLFKDLDIFIREIQMFDEILPRMSHLLSQALLERHTELSARVYYTRKSPNYLIAIEDLAPKGFKSHNRKNGLDLKHSLLAFRALARFHAASVKIRHEDKSLFAVLDKHLFAGEKVKAIMKKMFDNFAAIIPQEVESWPEFGTVWADRLRKRYQTLFEDVMTLLQRDDTAFNVLNHGDCGIHNIMYRYSESSGEVEAVMLVDFQGCSYNSPVLDLHYFIFSSVSDDVRANHIDTLLREYHSELTATLEALGTPPELNISLTDLLKEFDENMAYGLYCATCLLPILTIDLSSSSGLTASNVIEGVTDDSKNLKSLLPDSFSASFKQILRFFDQKQLL, via the coding sequence ATGGGCTCTACTGCAGATATAACGGTGGAACTGATGCAGCAGATGTTGAGGGAGGTCGAGAAGGACAACACCATCGTGGTCCTGCCCTGCCTGGAGGTGAACGAGCTGAATGAAGACCTCCACGCAGGAAGCTGTCTCATCAGAGTGACGGTGAAGTATACACGACGCGGGGATGTATATCAACACTCATTGTCACTCATTGTGAAGCTTACCCCCAATATCAGTGTGACAAAAGACTTATTTAAAGACTTGGACATTTTCATAAGGGAGATACAGATGTTCGACGAGATTCTTCCCAGGATGTCACATCTACTATCTCAAGCACTACTCGAACGACATACAGAATTAAGTGCACGAGTGTACTACACCCGCAAGTCCCCCAACTACCTCATAGCAATTGAAGATCTGGCTCCAAAGGGGTTCAAGTCACACAATCGAAAAAATGGTTTGGACCTGAAGCACAGTCTACTCGCTTTCAGAGCCCTCGCAAGGTTCCACGCTGCCTCTGTGAAGATCCGGCATGAAGACAAGAGCTTGTTCGCTGTTCTCGACAAGCACCTATTTGCAGGGGAGAAGGTGAAAGCAATTATGAAGAAGATGTTTGACAATTTCGCAGCAATAATTCCTCAGGAAGTGGAGTCTTGGCCAGAGTTCGGTACCGTCTGGGCAGACAGGTTGCGGAAACGCTACCAGACGCTGTTCGAGGATGTGATGACTTTGTTGCAGAGGGACGACACTGCATTCAACGTACTTAACCACGGTGACTGCGGCATTCACAACATTATGTACCGCTATTCCGAGTCCAGCGGTGAAGTGGAAGCCGTTATGCTGGTGGACTTCCAGGGCTGTTCTTACAACTCTCCGGTGCTGGACCTACACTACTTTATCTTCAGCAGCGTCAGTGATGATGTGAGAGCGAACCACATAGACACACTCCTGAGGGAGTACCACAGCGAACTGACGGCAACCCTGGAGGCTCTTGGAACACCTCCGGAGCTGAACATCTCTCTAACGGATCTTCTTAAGGAATTTGACGAGAATATGGCATATGGTTTATATTGCGCAACATGTTTACTGCCGATTCTGACAATCGATTTAAGCTCTAGCTCTGGCCTGACCGCTTCGAATGTTATTGAAGGAGTTACTGATgactcaaaaaatttaaaatctctttTACCAGATTCATTTAGTGCAAGTTTTAAACAAATACTTCGGTTTTTTGATCAGAAACAGCTACTGTAG